Genomic DNA from Peribacillus simplex NBRC 15720 = DSM 1321:
ATTTAATAGAGGAGGTGCGGCAATGAATGTTGTATTTGCTGCTTCAGAATGCGCCCCTTTTATAAAAACGGGAGGGCTCGGAGACGTTATAGGCGCGCTCCCGAAAGCGCTGAAAAAACAGGGAGTCCATGTAAGTGTCATCCTTCCTAAATACGGGGATCTACCTAACCAATACAAACAGGAACTGAAACATTTGACGAGCATCGAAGTTCCTGTTGGTTGGCGCCAGCAATTTTGTGGCATTGAAAAACTTGTTGCTAATGGGATTACATATTATTTCCTGGATAATGAATATTACTTCAAAAGGCATGGGAGTTATGGTTTCTTTGATGATGGCGAAAGGTTCGCCTTCTTTTCCCGTGCAATTTTAGAGGCTTTACCCTATTTAGAAGAAAAGCCGGATGTCATACACTGTCATGATTGGCAAACGGGCCTTGTCAGCGTTTTGCTGAAAGCTCATTATCATAACCATCCTTTCTATCAGGATATTAAAACGATATTTACCATACATAATTTACGCTATCAAGGAGTTTATCCTAAAGTTGTTTTAGCAGAATTACTGGATTTGAGTGAGTTATATTTTAATATCGATGGTCTTGAATTCCATGGAAATGTCAGTTATTTGAAAGCCGGCTTAGCTTTCTCTAACAAAGTCACAACTGTAAGCCCAAGCTATGCGGAAGAAATTCAGAGTCCCTATTTTGGGGAAAATTTGGATGGGTTTTTACGCAAAAGAAATGGTGACCTTAA
This window encodes:
- the glgA gene encoding glycogen synthase GlgA, coding for MNVVFAASECAPFIKTGGLGDVIGALPKALKKQGVHVSVILPKYGDLPNQYKQELKHLTSIEVPVGWRQQFCGIEKLVANGITYYFLDNEYYFKRHGSYGFFDDGERFAFFSRAILEALPYLEEKPDVIHCHDWQTGLVSVLLKAHYHNHPFYQDIKTIFTIHNLRYQGVYPKVVLAELLDLSELYFNIDGLEFHGNVSYLKAGLAFSNKVTTVSPSYAEEIQSPYFGENLDGFLRKRNGDLKGIINGIDYEEYNPATDEHLAVPFDCYEGKMENKRQLQESLDLPVNDGVPVISMVTRLVDQKGIDLILHVFHEMMNQGVQFILLGTGDEQYESAFRHLADQYPNQVSVNTYFDEGLARRIYAGSDLFLMPSQFEPCGIGQLLALRYGTLPLVRETGGLRDTVIPYNQFTGKGNGFSFTNYNAHDMLHTIEQSVGLYKFQPKRWRNMAESAMKLDFSWTSSSLKYIELYESLIPVMK